TCTCAGCTCTATCTATAGCCAACCTCGCCAACCTGCATCAGAATCCACATCCAGAAAGTTTGCACTTTAAAGAGGATAAAATTACAAAAGAAACTAGTGGGTCAATTGTCGGTTAAATTTAAATGGACCTCAATTCCCTGTTATTCTTTTCCATATCATTCCTTAGTTTCTCAATCTCACGTTGCAACTGCATCTACATTATAAATTTTGCATCATATAACAGCACAAAGCAAGTACAAATTAACAACCTCAGTGTAACTAGAAATTGAGGAAAAAATTACAAGAGCAAACAAGAAATTAAGtgtaaagaaaaatatgagaaaTCAAACTAGTTTCCATAGTTTAGAGCCACCCTTTATACAATTTTACATACAAATTTTTCACCACAAAAGTTGTTTCAATAACAGTAGCCATTTGAATTACTCATGTTTCCTAAATTCATGTATCTACTCTAAGATGTAAAGACATAAATCTATATCAATATAATCAAATCTCTCGTCTCATGATTAAATGAGAATATGAGGCATGCCCCATGAATATTACAGTCCTTATTTAAATAAGATGAACATTGAGAATGATTACAAGTATCAGAAGACACAGTACCACACAACAAGAAACAGACACATCAATTTCTATCAGAAATATTTGGCTCTCGTTTGATTACAAGATTTCAAATCTATGGGTTAACCAATTGGAGTTTTTAAAAATTCCATCCCAATATGTAGTCAACAGACCATATTTTAAATTCTAGAGAAAAGCAATTTACAGAATGACATATATTAGATATTAAAGTTAGCATAATTCCCTCTCAATATTCAGTTATCCCGATATCAAACAGGATAAAAGTAACGTTAGAAACGTAGTTACatttgaaaatacaaaaaactAGGATGTTAGCTTGAAATTTCAACATCATTCAATGAGGTAACTTAACAATCATGTCATTGTATTAGAATGTGCTATTGTTGTCCAGAACAAAAGCTAAAAAACAGATGCTTTGCAATTAGTATTCCTATTTATATCAACTGCATTAGTATGTAATATACCTGTGACCTCTGCACTTCAGCTTTGATTTTCGACTCGCTGGACTCTTGAATCATTTCAGTCTTTTAAgggacaaaaagaaaaagaaaaaaaaaacttatgtTAGTACACGAAACTAGTATTTTAGATTCCAAGAGACTGGTAAAGTTCTCAAACCAACAATATAAACATCAAAAGACCTTACCCTCTCCATTAATGATTCTTGTACTTCTTCCAAAACTTCAGTTATAACGGCAGATATTGCCTGAGCCTGCTTTGTGGGCACTCCTTGCCCCTCAAGTTCGCTAGTCTAGAAAGCAAAAGCGTAACCAATGACAAAAACAAACCATTCGTTAACACTCACTAACGAGCTTAAAAGTACGCATTTGCAATTAGTTAGAAAACACACAAGTGAACAAAAAACCATGAAAACAGAGAATAAAAAATGGTAAGAAGGTAAACTTAAATTACAACTGCGGATGCATCACAGAACCGCCGAACATTTGATTTCGCCATCCGGGAAAATGATCTGAGACTTGAGTTgaaagtgaaagattttgagaaCCCAAAGCCCGAAAATTGAGCCAATCGCTTACAAGCCGCAGCCATTTCCTCAAAAATAAGAAATTGGAGCGAAGAAGAATTTTCGAACCCTGAGTGTGCCCTAATCCCAAATCGGATATAGCAACCTTGTTTTCAACCACTGTTTAAACAAAGAAGAAACAGAATCCAAGGAcataaaattaatcaaacacGAACGAGGCCAAGAAAGCAGATGAATTTTTCcaagatttaattttgattataaGAAAATGCAGAAAAGGGAAGGAGTAATCGGTAAGAAGAAAGAACCAAAAAAGGAAACGGATTCGTGATTGTAAACCTATTAGAGGTTTTATGCAGCTAATATAAAAGTTATGGGTTAGGaaaaatttgagatgaagaggTATTTATAGTTGGAATGGCAACTTGCTGGATCAcctttgtaacttcttttctattttatggatagttatctttttttcctttcaatttAGGATTTGTtaggattttatagaaatttagttatttttctctCTTGCGTAGGATTTGTTgagattttatatttaaatatgaataatgttatttgtttttaaatttttttatgaaataaatttaactaaattaaactaaattaaataatatttaaaataatgttatttataattaatttttattgatataagACTAATTTAGTTAGACttgattaacaaaaaaatttaaatatatagtaTTACTCTTTAAATATATGGGTATTTTTATAGGTGCAGTTAAGATTTTGTAGAAATTATTTAGCACTAATATAATTTATTGTTCTAAAAAATAGTGgtactaataaaaaaaaatactatttttatgaattattagattttattatatgaaaattaaaagataagataaaaagaaaaaggtatgtctaaaattagttcaaatcttttgagtttatttgatatatcataaaatttgaAACATTAAATTAGATTGATAAATAGgctaaaaaaatttagatatagaAGTAGGATGAGTGATATACTTTAACATTGTAATTTTTACTGTTTTTTAAAACTATGAGAGGTACACAAATCGGATGAtcgatttgtgtttaaaaaatttaaaaaaatttggaatATACAAATCGGACCGGCTGATTTGTGTactccaaatttttttaattttttaaacacaaatcggAAGGACCATTGGACGTCCAATTTGTACTCCCTAAATTAAATCAtctcatattttaaaaaaatatcataaccgatcataattcaaaaaaataccattattaatctaatattaaaaaataaaaacaaaaatgtgtGATAAACaatctaataatttattaaaaattactctaaaagatactaaatcttttaatattttaaaattggtCCCGTATAAATTTGAGAA
The genomic region above belongs to Arachis stenosperma cultivar V10309 chromosome 5, arast.V10309.gnm1.PFL2, whole genome shotgun sequence and contains:
- the LOC130979612 gene encoding uncharacterized protein LOC130979612, which gives rise to MAAACKRLAQFSGFGFSKSFTFNSSLRSFSRMAKSNVRRFCDASAVTSELEGQGVPTKQAQAISAVITEVLEEVQESLMERTEMIQESSESKIKAEVQRSQMQLQREIEKLRNDMEKNNRELRLARLAIDRAEIAFRAQVLTTERVIGFYCLGTIFTVCAVAFLEFQS